Genomic segment of Mycobacteriales bacterium:
GCGAGGAGGACGACCCCGAGGGCGACCTGCCGTGGCCGCTGACCAAGCGCGAGCTGTCACCGGTCGCGCAGCTCCTCACGACCGAGTCGTTCGAGGACTACACCGACGCGGAGGGCCACCGCCGCTTCCGCGCCGTCTGGACCCGCCCGGCCGGCTAGCCGGGTTAGAGGCCGAGGCCCTTGGCGATGTTGGTCTTGAGGATCTCCGACGTGCCCTCGTAGAGGCGCATCGCGCGGACCAGGCGGGCGTAGCGCTCGATGCCCATCTCGGTCATGTAACCGTTGCCGCCGTAGACCTGGATCGCGCGGTCGGCGACCCGGCCGACCATCTCGCTCGCGACGTACTTCGCCTTCGCGGCCCAGGTGCGCCCGTCGCCGCCGTTGTCGATCGTGTCCGACGCGGCGTAGACGAGGAACCGCGCCTGCTCGAGCTCGCAGAGCGAGTCCACGATGTGGCCCTGGACGTACTGGTTCTTGCCGATCGGCTTGCCGAACGCCTCGCGCTGCTTCGCGTAGTCGAGCATCCGGTCGTAGAGGTGCTGGGCGACGCCGACGGCGTTGGCGGCGATCTGGATGCGGCCGCCGTTGATCCACTTCATCGCCGAGTAGAAGCCGTACCCCTCGCGGCCGAGGACCTGGCTGGCCGGGACCTCCATGTCCTCGAAGACCAGCTCGGCCTGGTGGTCGTCGTACATCGTCTGCTGCTTGCGCGCGACGGTGAAGCCGGGGGTGTCGGTGTCCACGAGGAAGCAGGTGATGCCGCCCTGCGCGCCCTTCTCCGGGTCGGTGACCGCGAACAGCAGGACGTAGTCGGCATGCGCGCCGTGCGTGATGAAGTGCTTGCGCCCGTTGACCACGAACGTGTCGCCGTGCCGGACCGCGCGCGTCTTGATCTTGGTGGCGTCGGAGCCGGCCTCCGGCTCGGTCAGCGCGAACGCCGCCTCCCGCTCGGCGCGCATCGTCGGGAACAGGTACCGCTCCCGCTGCGCGTCGTCGCAGTCGAGGAG
This window contains:
- a CDS encoding acyl-CoA dehydrogenase family protein: MPVIAIPEEYQALTDALRDFVAREVRPLEEEHAKELQETGHIADAVELRRQLRKKSVQAGYYGLFMPEDVGGGGIGYLGMALAYEAVSATGSYLANGGGLLPNVEGPTPVLLDCDDAQRERYLFPTMRAEREAAFALTEPEAGSDATKIKTRAVRHGDTFVVNGRKHFITHGAHADYVLLFAVTDPEKGAQGGITCFLVDTDTPGFTVARKQQTMYDDHQAELVFEDMEVPASQVLGREGYGFYSAMKWINGGRIQIAANAVGVAQHLYDRMLDYAKQREAFGKPIGKNQYVQGHIVDSLCELEQARFLVYAASDTIDNGGDGRTWAAKAKYVASEMVGRVADRAIQVYGGNGYMTEMGIERYARLVRAMRLYEGTSEILKTNIAKGLGL